One bacterium DNA window includes the following coding sequences:
- a CDS encoding alpha-ketoacid dehydrogenase subunit beta gives MSDKRYLDAIHDALHEELARDERVIVLGEDVGRKGGVFGVTDGLFEAFGGDRVLDTPLAESMIIGVSVGMAANGLIPVPEIQFADFIHPAFDQILSEVARMRYRSNNDYGCPMTIRVPYGGGVHGALYHSQSIEAFYAHIPGLKVVTPYTPADAKGLLKAAIRDHDPVLYLEHKKLYRLIHGDVPDGDVTVPIGPAVVRRAGRDVSIFAYGLMVHEALGAAERLSGEGVEAEVVDLRTLRPLDTRTILDSVARTSRALVVHEDNRFGGFGAEIVATIAEEGFRHLDAPPTRLCGPDVPGVPFAHPFEEWFMPNADKIAAAARAVVAY, from the coding sequence GTGTCCGACAAGCGCTACCTCGACGCGATCCACGATGCGCTGCACGAAGAGCTGGCGCGCGACGAGCGCGTCATCGTATTGGGCGAGGACGTCGGCCGCAAGGGCGGCGTGTTCGGCGTCACCGACGGGTTGTTTGAGGCGTTCGGCGGGGACCGCGTGCTCGACACGCCGCTCGCCGAGTCGATGATCATCGGCGTCTCGGTCGGCATGGCCGCCAACGGTCTGATCCCCGTCCCCGAGATCCAGTTCGCCGATTTCATCCACCCCGCGTTCGACCAGATCCTGAGCGAGGTCGCCCGCATGCGGTACCGGTCGAACAACGACTACGGGTGTCCGATGACGATCCGGGTGCCGTACGGTGGCGGCGTGCACGGTGCGCTGTACCACTCGCAGTCGATCGAGGCGTTCTACGCCCACATTCCAGGGCTCAAGGTCGTCACCCCGTACACGCCGGCGGACGCCAAGGGGTTGCTCAAGGCGGCGATCCGCGACCACGATCCGGTGCTGTACCTGGAGCACAAGAAGTTGTACCGATTGATCCATGGCGACGTCCCGGACGGGGATGTGACCGTGCCGATCGGCCCCGCCGTCGTGCGGCGCGCCGGTCGCGACGTGAGCATCTTCGCGTACGGCCTGATGGTGCACGAGGCGCTCGGCGCCGCCGAGCGCCTGAGCGGTGAGGGCGTCGAGGCGGAGGTGGTCGATCTTCGTACGCTCCGGCCGCTCGATACGCGCACGATCCTCGACTCGGTGGCGCGCACGAGCCGCGCGCTCGTGGTGCACGAGGACAACCGCTTCGGCGGGTTCGGCGCGGAGATCGTCGCCACCATCGCCGAGGAGGGGTTTCGCCACCTCGACGCGCCGCCGACCCGGCTCTGCGGCCCGGACGTGCCGGGCGTCCCGTTCGCCCACCCGTTCGAGGAATGGTTCATGCCGAACGCCGACAAGATCGCGGCAGCGGCCCGCGCGGTCGTGGCCTACTAG
- a CDS encoding thiamine pyrophosphate-dependent dehydrogenase E1 component subunit alpha, which produces MYYFVRLARAVDERMWALQRSGQAAFVISGQGHEGAQVGVVSALDREKDWLVPFYRSVAAVLVKGMPPAEIFLIQLSKATDPSSGGRQMPGHYGHSGHKILSTSSPVTTQLLHADGIAYAAKVRRTGEICVTEVGEGSTSEGDFHEALNFAAIHKLGVVFVVENNGYAISVPVAKQMAVPNVSARAVGYGMPGVTVDGSHVLEVYAAAREAVARARRGEGPTLLEVKVPRLTAHSSDDRQEKYRSADEIAHTKEQDSVHVFTEELRAWGVLSEAREAEIADRVRRDVDLGTEIAEAAPVVDPATATRYVYYEHDTPPGRGR; this is translated from the coding sequence ATGTATTATTTCGTCCGCCTCGCCCGCGCCGTGGATGAGCGGATGTGGGCGTTGCAGCGGTCCGGCCAGGCCGCGTTCGTCATCTCCGGCCAAGGGCACGAGGGCGCCCAGGTCGGGGTGGTGTCCGCGCTCGACCGCGAGAAGGACTGGCTGGTGCCGTTCTACCGATCGGTCGCGGCGGTGCTGGTCAAGGGGATGCCTCCCGCCGAGATCTTTCTGATCCAGCTCAGCAAGGCCACCGATCCGAGCAGCGGTGGCCGGCAGATGCCCGGGCACTACGGGCACTCCGGCCACAAGATTTTGTCCACGAGCAGCCCCGTCACGACCCAGCTCCTGCACGCCGACGGGATCGCCTACGCGGCGAAGGTGCGCCGCACCGGCGAGATCTGCGTCACCGAGGTCGGCGAGGGATCCACGAGCGAGGGGGACTTCCACGAGGCGCTCAATTTCGCCGCGATCCACAAGCTCGGCGTCGTGTTCGTCGTGGAGAACAACGGGTACGCCATCTCCGTGCCCGTGGCGAAGCAGATGGCCGTTCCGAATGTCTCCGCGCGCGCGGTCGGATACGGCATGCCCGGCGTCACCGTGGACGGTAGCCACGTCCTCGAGGTGTACGCCGCGGCCCGCGAGGCGGTCGCGCGCGCACGCCGCGGCGAGGGTCCCACGCTGCTCGAGGTCAAGGTGCCCCGCCTCACGGCGCACAGCAGCGACGATCGACAGGAGAAGTACCGCTCCGCGGACGAGATCGCCCATACGAAGGAACAGGACTCCGTGCACGTCTTCACCGAGGAACTGCGGGCGTGGGGCGTGCTGAGCGAGGCGCGCGAGGCCGAGATCGCCGACCGGGTCCGGCGGGACGTCGATCTCGGCACCGAGATTGCGGAGGCGGCGCCCGTGGTGGACCCGGCCACCGCAACCCGCTACGTGTACTACGAACACGACACGCCTCCCGGCCGGGGTCGCTGA